In one Steroidobacteraceae bacterium genomic region, the following are encoded:
- the pilB gene encoding type IV-A pilus assembly ATPase PilB, protein MNDNASLALSTPRAGLGGLPQRLVQDGLVEESAMLAAINDARDRRTSIVTQLVSRGAAEARDIAIAASTEFGVPLMDLEAIQTDLDVVRSVSDKLLTKHRVMPLYRRGKRLYVAVADPTNLQAIDEIKFATGFAVETIVVEDDKLQQALDKALEQVDTQMPNLSDEEGIDLESLEVSAGDEQLDEGGVSRDDVEDAPIVRFVNKVLLDAIRRGASDIHFEPYEKSFRVRFRMDGVLKEIAQPPVQLTQKISARLKVMSRLDIAERRIPQDGRIKMRLSKNRSIDFRVSTCPTLFGEKIVLRILDASQAMMGIDSLGYEPQQKELYLRYLDKPQGMILVTGPTGSGKTVSLYTGLNILNREDTNISTAEDPAEIMLPGVNQVNVNPKVGLTFASALRAFLRQDPDVVMVGEIRDLETAEIAIKAAQTGHLVMSTLHTNDAPQTLTRLIDMGVKPYAIATSVSLIIAQRLARRLCNSCKQPMDIPPDALIKEGFRKEDVDAGLRIFGPKGCGNCTDGYKGRTGLYQVMPVTEDVGRIIMQGGNAIDISDASAKMGVWDLRRSGLEKVKAGVTSLDEVNSVTIE, encoded by the coding sequence ATGAACGATAACGCATCTTTGGCACTATCGACGCCGCGCGCAGGGCTCGGCGGCCTGCCGCAGCGCCTGGTGCAGGACGGCCTGGTGGAGGAATCCGCCATGCTGGCTGCCATCAATGATGCCAGGGATCGCCGTACCTCCATCGTGACCCAGCTGGTCTCGCGCGGCGCCGCCGAAGCGCGCGACATCGCCATTGCCGCCTCGACCGAGTTCGGCGTGCCGCTGATGGACCTCGAAGCCATCCAGACGGATCTCGACGTGGTGCGTTCGGTGAGCGACAAGCTACTCACCAAGCACCGCGTGATGCCGCTCTATCGTCGCGGCAAGCGGCTCTATGTCGCGGTGGCGGATCCCACCAACCTGCAGGCCATTGACGAAATCAAATTCGCCACCGGCTTTGCGGTCGAGACCATTGTCGTAGAAGACGACAAGCTGCAGCAGGCACTCGACAAGGCACTGGAGCAGGTCGACACGCAGATGCCGAACCTCTCCGACGAGGAAGGCATCGACCTCGAAAGCCTCGAAGTCTCGGCAGGCGATGAACAACTCGACGAGGGCGGCGTCAGCCGCGACGACGTCGAAGATGCACCCATTGTCCGCTTCGTCAACAAGGTGCTGCTCGATGCCATTCGCCGCGGTGCTTCGGACATACATTTCGAGCCATACGAAAAAAGCTTCCGCGTGCGCTTTCGCATGGACGGCGTGCTGAAGGAAATCGCCCAGCCACCGGTGCAGCTCACGCAGAAGATCTCCGCGCGCCTCAAGGTCATGTCACGTCTCGATATCGCTGAGCGCCGCATCCCGCAGGACGGGCGCATCAAGATGCGCCTGTCGAAAAACCGGTCCATCGATTTTCGCGTCAGCACCTGCCCGACACTGTTCGGCGAGAAGATCGTGCTGCGTATCCTCGATGCCTCGCAGGCCATGATGGGCATCGACTCACTGGGCTACGAGCCGCAGCAGAAAGAGCTTTATCTGCGCTACCTCGACAAGCCCCAGGGCATGATCCTGGTCACGGGGCCCACGGGTAGCGGCAAGACGGTCTCGCTCTATACCGGACTCAATATCCTCAATCGCGAGGACACCAATATTTCGACCGCCGAGGACCCGGCGGAAATCATGCTGCCCGGCGTCAACCAGGTGAATGTGAATCCCAAGGTGGGCCTCACCTTTGCCTCGGCGCTGCGCGCCTTCCTGCGCCAGGACCCGGACGTGGTGATGGTCGGCGAAATCCGCGACCTCGAGACGGCGGAAATCGCCATCAAGGCCGCGCAGACCGGCCACCTCGTGATGTCTACCTTGCATACCAACGATGCGCCGCAGACACTCACGCGCCTGATCGACATGGGCGTCAAACCCTATGCGATCGCGACCTCGGTCAGCCTCATCATCGCCCAGCGTCTGGCACGGCGCCTCTGCAACAGTTGCAAGCAGCCCATGGACATCCCGCCCGATGCGCTCATCAAGGAAGGATTCCGCAAGGAAGACGTCGACGCGGGTCTTCGCATCTTCGGCCCCAAGGGCTGTGGCAACTGCACCGATGGCTACAAGGGCCGCACTGGGCTTTATCAGGTCATGCCGGTCACCGAGGACGTCGGCCGCATCATCATGCAGGGCGGCAATGCCATCGACATCAGCGATGCCTCGGCGAAGATGGGCGTGTGGGATCTGCGTCGTTCAGGCCTCGAGAAAGTGAAGGCCGGTGTCACCAGCCTCGATGAAGTCAACAGCGTCACGATCGAATAG
- a CDS encoding pilin, which yields MKSIQKGFTLIELMIVVAIIGILAAIAIPAYQDYTIRSQVTEGLNLASSMKAEVGEFFAQNGTWPTAIVGGAGTLGHAAGEVPEGKYVSGLAVVNGTINITYASAAGKQANAAINGAILSLKPLVSPNLDVVWVCGNRAAPGAGVVEAATGASGANATTVANKYLPANCRP from the coding sequence ATGAAGTCCATCCAGAAGGGTTTTACCCTGATCGAACTGATGATCGTCGTGGCGATCATCGGCATCCTCGCGGCCATCGCGATTCCGGCCTACCAGGATTACACCATCCGCTCGCAGGTTACTGAAGGCTTGAACCTTGCCTCGTCCATGAAGGCTGAGGTTGGCGAGTTTTTTGCGCAGAACGGCACCTGGCCGACAGCGATAGTCGGTGGCGCCGGCACCCTCGGCCACGCGGCCGGTGAAGTGCCCGAAGGCAAATATGTCAGCGGTCTCGCTGTAGTCAATGGCACGATCAACATCACGTACGCGAGCGCAGCCGGCAAGCAGGCCAATGCCGCGATCAACGGCGCGATCCTGTCGCTGAAGCCCCTGGTCAGCCCGAACCTCGACGTCGTCTGGGTCTGCGGTAACCGTGCGGCCCCGGGCGCAGGTGTCGTTGAAGCCGCCACCGGTGCCTCGGGTGCGAATGCAACGACCGTTGCAAACAAGTACCTGCCGGCCAACTGCCGTCCGTAA
- a CDS encoding sigma-54 dependent transcriptional regulator → MQNPSVLVVDDEPDLVELVQLTLTRMNIRSVAAGDITSAKAKLAAGQGIALCLTDMRLPDGDGLDLVEWIDTHQPQVPVAVITAHGNVETAVRALKAGAFDFVAKPLDLGALRRMVSAALRLSGASDSSGSFNAPRLTGQSAVMQRLREMIARVARSQAPVHISGESGTGKELVARLIHESGARSQAPFIAVNCGAIPSELMESELFGHKRGSFTGAVTDKKGLIQSAEGGTLFLDEVADLPLNMQVKLLRVIQEKSVRPVGETTETPIDVRLLSATHRHLGELVAAGRFREDLYYRINVIELAVPALRERREDIPELARSLLAKLCRRLEVEPPQLTAAALQLLTEHAYPGNVRELENVLERALTLASGGFIDARDIQMRAAPRPAQTVEPAPPSIGATPSAPKDSGPNNGATTGALGDQLESMERDAIVRALEETRYNKTAAARKLGITFRALRYRIKKLGIE, encoded by the coding sequence GTGCAAAACCCCAGCGTTCTGGTCGTAGACGACGAGCCCGATCTGGTCGAACTGGTACAGCTCACGCTGACGCGCATGAATATCCGCTCGGTGGCGGCGGGCGATATCACCAGCGCCAAGGCGAAGCTCGCTGCGGGCCAGGGCATCGCGCTGTGCCTCACCGACATGCGCCTGCCCGACGGCGACGGACTCGATCTGGTCGAGTGGATCGACACCCACCAGCCACAGGTGCCGGTTGCCGTCATTACCGCACACGGCAATGTCGAGACGGCCGTCCGCGCCCTGAAAGCCGGCGCCTTCGACTTCGTCGCCAAGCCGCTCGATCTCGGTGCGCTGCGACGCATGGTATCGGCGGCGCTGCGCCTGAGTGGGGCGAGCGACAGCAGCGGCAGCTTCAATGCGCCGCGCCTCACCGGCCAGTCGGCGGTGATGCAGCGCCTGCGCGAGATGATCGCGCGCGTCGCGCGCAGCCAGGCGCCGGTGCACATCAGCGGCGAGTCCGGTACCGGCAAGGAACTCGTCGCGCGTCTCATTCACGAATCGGGCGCACGCAGCCAGGCGCCGTTCATCGCCGTCAACTGCGGCGCCATCCCCTCCGAGCTGATGGAAAGCGAGCTCTTCGGCCACAAGCGCGGCAGTTTTACCGGCGCCGTGACCGACAAGAAGGGCCTCATCCAGAGCGCCGAAGGCGGCACGCTGTTTCTCGATGAGGTCGCGGACCTGCCGCTCAACATGCAGGTCAAGTTGCTTCGGGTCATCCAGGAGAAATCCGTGCGGCCGGTCGGCGAGACCACCGAGACGCCGATCGACGTGCGCCTCTTGTCCGCGACCCACCGCCACCTCGGGGAGCTGGTGGCGGCCGGGAGATTCCGCGAAGACCTTTATTACCGCATCAACGTCATCGAGCTCGCGGTGCCGGCCCTGCGCGAGCGACGCGAAGACATACCCGAACTCGCCCGCTCGCTACTCGCGAAGCTATGCCGCCGGCTCGAGGTCGAGCCGCCGCAATTGACCGCGGCGGCTTTGCAGCTCCTCACTGAGCACGCTTACCCGGGTAATGTGCGCGAACTGGAGAACGTGCTCGAGCGGGCCCTGACCCTGGCGAGCGGCGGCTTCATCGACGCGCGCGACATCCAGATGCGCGCCGCACCGCGTCCTGCGCAGACCGTCGAACCGGCGCCGCCTTCCATCGGCGCGACACCGTCGGCACCCAAGGACAGTGGCCCCAACAACGGCGCAACCACAGGCGCACTCGGCGATCAGCTCGAGAGCATGGAGCGCGATGCCATCGTGCGGGCGCTCGAGGAGACGCGGTACAACAAGACGGCGGCGGCCAGGAAGCTCGGCATTACCTTTCGCGCCCTGCGCTATCGCATCAAGAAGCTCGGCATCGAGTGA
- a CDS encoding ATP-binding protein, which produces MQVQSKRTRMADPEQVAPSDLAWRVIGLLNLFRLLIPPALYAIYWFTSPQPTVGDTHPRLFVATLAVYFAVGVALVLLKGRAWLSLRALAFLHASIDSIAIAIIMFASGGVASGLGILLVVPIGATVLLAAERDALFIAAIAAVAILLQQIYCQLTGSADSHDYPTAGVLGAVLFLISVSVWPISNRLRQSEALVRKREVDLANLAQLSQYIVQRLRESILVVDHEDRIRLINESAAQILGDSNAFPGALLGEASPKLLYLLSTWRAGESAAQETAGTFVAADGARIVEPHFAALGSERPSPVIVFLEDTSLLATRVQQSKLASLGRLSASIAHEIRNPVGAIGHAAQLLAESPDLPDGDRRLADIVVHNCMRVSDIIDNVLSLSRRNLPATESITLRLWLNDFRNEFAETMQCDAAQIALVGPETTPSADIELRTDPGQLRQILWNLGENALKYGVDRSGQAAFDLRYGYVSGSARVFVEVSDRGPGIAGDLLERIFEPFFSSGTKSSGLGLFIARELAEVNGATLLYEPRGGGGSTFRLVFPDPSRWSR; this is translated from the coding sequence ATGCAGGTCCAAAGCAAACGCACGCGCATGGCCGATCCCGAGCAAGTCGCACCCAGCGATCTTGCCTGGCGCGTTATTGGTCTTCTGAATCTGTTTCGCCTGCTCATCCCGCCGGCGCTCTACGCCATCTACTGGTTTACCTCCCCGCAACCGACGGTAGGCGACACCCACCCGCGATTGTTCGTCGCCACCCTCGCCGTCTATTTCGCCGTGGGGGTTGCCCTGGTGCTGCTCAAGGGTCGTGCCTGGCTGAGCCTGCGCGCACTCGCGTTCCTGCATGCGAGCATCGATTCGATTGCCATCGCGATCATCATGTTCGCCTCGGGCGGTGTCGCAAGTGGCCTCGGCATCCTGCTGGTGGTGCCCATCGGCGCCACCGTGCTGCTCGCTGCCGAGCGCGATGCGTTGTTCATCGCCGCAATCGCCGCCGTGGCGATCCTGTTGCAGCAGATCTACTGCCAGCTGACGGGCAGCGCCGATTCGCACGATTACCCGACGGCCGGCGTGCTCGGCGCCGTGCTGTTTCTCATCAGCGTCAGCGTCTGGCCGATCTCCAATCGGCTACGGCAAAGCGAAGCGCTGGTCCGCAAACGCGAAGTGGACCTCGCGAATCTCGCGCAATTGTCGCAGTACATCGTGCAACGCCTGCGCGAGAGCATCCTGGTGGTCGACCACGAAGATCGAATTCGCCTCATCAACGAGTCGGCCGCGCAGATCCTCGGGGACAGCAACGCCTTTCCCGGCGCACTGCTCGGCGAGGCCTCACCCAAGTTGCTGTACCTGCTGTCGACCTGGCGCGCGGGCGAGAGCGCCGCGCAGGAAACGGCCGGCACCTTCGTTGCCGCCGATGGCGCTCGTATCGTCGAACCGCATTTCGCGGCGCTCGGGAGCGAGCGGCCGAGTCCGGTGATCGTGTTCCTGGAGGACACGAGCCTCCTCGCGACCCGCGTGCAGCAGTCGAAGCTTGCCTCGCTGGGTCGCCTGAGCGCGAGCATCGCCCACGAAATCCGCAATCCCGTCGGCGCCATCGGACACGCGGCCCAGCTGCTCGCCGAATCACCCGATCTGCCGGACGGTGACCGCCGCCTCGCCGACATCGTCGTGCACAACTGCATGCGCGTCAGCGACATCATCGACAACGTGCTGTCCCTGTCGCGGCGCAATCTCCCGGCCACCGAGAGCATCACGCTGCGCTTGTGGCTCAACGACTTTCGCAACGAGTTCGCCGAGACCATGCAATGCGATGCAGCGCAGATCGCGCTGGTCGGCCCCGAGACCACGCCGAGCGCCGACATCGAGCTGCGCACCGATCCTGGGCAGCTGCGCCAGATCCTCTGGAACCTTGGTGAGAATGCCCTGAAGTACGGCGTCGACCGCAGCGGCCAGGCGGCCTTCGATCTGCGCTATGGCTACGTGAGCGGCTCGGCGCGGGTCTTTGTCGAAGTGAGCGATCGCGGGCCAGGCATCGCGGGCGACCTACTGGAGCGCATTTTCGAGCCTTTCTTCTCAAGCGGCACCAAGAGCTCCGGTCTCGGCCTGTTCATCGCGCGTGAGCTCGCCGAGGTCAATGGCGCGACCCTGCTCTACGAACCTCGCGGTGGCGGCGGCAGCACGTTCCGGCTAGTCTTCCCCGATCCGTCGCGCTGGTCGCGATAA
- the sucC gene encoding ADP-forming succinate--CoA ligase subunit beta — protein MNLHEYQSKEIFARYGIPVPAGRVARSEAEAGDAARELGGSRWVVKAQVHAGGRGKAGGVKLATSVAEVAAAARGMLGERLVTKQTGAAGLPIDSVYVESASAIAREIYLSLTLNRDRSRIAFIASAAGGMDIEEVAAKSPQQIITINVHPAAGLQAYQCRDMAFALGFTAAQQKQFQKIAMALYRLYLECDASLVEINPLIVTKAGDVIALDAKINVDANAIFRQKTLETLRDVNQEDPMEREASEHDLNYVSLDGDIACMVNGAGLAMATMDLIKLHGGEPANFLDVGGGATAERVTAAFKLILSNRKVRAILVNIFGGIVRCDLIAAGVIEAVKLVGVAVPVVVRLEGTNAEEARRMLKSSGLAVMPASDLTDAARKVVNAAKP, from the coding sequence ATGAACCTGCACGAGTACCAGTCGAAAGAGATCTTTGCGCGCTACGGTATTCCCGTACCCGCTGGTCGCGTCGCGCGCAGCGAGGCCGAGGCCGGGGATGCCGCCCGCGAACTCGGCGGTTCGCGCTGGGTGGTCAAGGCGCAGGTCCATGCAGGTGGTCGCGGCAAGGCCGGTGGCGTCAAGCTCGCCACGAGTGTCGCCGAAGTCGCCGCGGCAGCGCGCGGCATGCTGGGCGAGCGGCTGGTGACGAAACAGACGGGGGCAGCCGGGCTTCCCATCGATTCGGTCTATGTCGAGAGCGCTTCCGCCATTGCGCGCGAGATCTACCTGTCGCTCACCCTCAACCGCGATCGCAGTCGCATTGCGTTCATTGCATCCGCCGCGGGCGGCATGGACATCGAGGAGGTCGCCGCCAAGTCGCCGCAGCAGATCATCACCATCAATGTGCATCCGGCAGCCGGCCTGCAGGCCTACCAGTGCCGCGACATGGCCTTTGCGCTCGGCTTCACGGCGGCGCAGCAAAAACAGTTCCAGAAAATCGCCATGGCTCTGTATCGCCTCTACCTCGAGTGCGATGCCTCGCTGGTCGAGATCAACCCGCTCATCGTCACGAAGGCGGGCGATGTCATCGCCCTCGATGCCAAGATCAATGTCGATGCCAATGCCATCTTCCGGCAAAAAACCCTCGAAACGCTGCGCGACGTCAACCAGGAAGACCCCATGGAGCGCGAGGCGAGCGAGCACGATCTCAACTACGTATCGCTCGATGGTGACATTGCCTGCATGGTCAATGGCGCGGGTCTTGCCATGGCCACCATGGACCTGATCAAACTGCATGGGGGCGAACCCGCGAATTTCCTCGACGTCGGCGGCGGTGCGACGGCCGAGCGGGTGACCGCGGCGTTCAAGCTCATTCTCTCCAACAGGAAAGTCCGCGCCATCCTGGTCAATATCTTCGGCGGCATCGTGCGCTGCGATCTCATCGCTGCCGGTGTCATCGAAGCGGTCAAGCTGGTGGGTGTTGCCGTACCGGTGGTGGTGCGGCTCGAGGGCACCAATGCCGAGGAAGCGCGCCGCATGCTCAAATCGAGCGGGCTCGCTGTCATGCCTGCAAGTGATCTCACCGATGCCGCGCGCAAAGTCGTCAACGCGGCCAAGCCCTGA